TGCATTAGGCAAAGTAAGCGGAACAGGAAATTTAACTAAAGCTATAAGACTAATCCCTTCCTTAAAAATGGCTTTTAAAATTTATCCTGTTTTTTTAAGAAAAATCGGAATGGGAGATCTGATTATTTATTGATTATGACATATCATTACTATTTTTAAACAATAAACTTTGATTAAGGCTTTATTTTTAGCCTTAATCAGCTGAATTATATGTCAGTTATTTTTTGAATTTTTTAATATTAGATTTTATAAATTACCCTTTCATTTGTGATTATTATATCTACATGCTTACTTTTCGCTTCTAATGGCATTTGGGGGATTATTTGGTCCTCAATTGCAAGGGATACTTTCCTTGTAGTTGAAGGAAGGTGCGGAATGAGCTTGTCATAATAATCTCTGACATTGCCTACTCGTCCACCCTTTTCATCAAAAACAATTCCAGGAATTATTGCTATATCAAGGGAATTAATTGGCACTACTTTACATTTATCAGTATCAATATCTTTAAGCCCAGCAAGCCCATTTTTTATATATGAAGCTAAATTTTCTACCTTATATAGTTTAAAATTAAATTTTGTATTATCAAAATGAGGAAAAACTATTATTTTATTTCTTTCAATGGATCTTTTAATAATATTGAAAGTAGGTATCTCATGATTTTGATTGGCGTATAAAAGCACAATTTTAGCTTCTAAAAAATTTGCAAAATTAAAAAGGCGATTTTCAACAGCTACGTATCTTTGTAATAATAGATCCTGAGGCATAGCTTCAAGTTTAGATATTATTGAATTGCGAACCTCTGATCTTTTGCCTTTTCCATCATCTACACTTTTTTTTCTACGAGGAGCGATTGATTTAGAAGATTTAGTTCTCATAAAAATTTTTTATGACTCCTTATTTCATAAATAATTATCTTTTTTCTCTTATTCTCCAAATTGGAGTAGACAAATATAGAAAAAGGATGACACGGAAATGGTGAGAAATGTTTCTTTTAATATACTTTAATTATTAAGTCAATATAATCATTGACTCATTTAATGCACCATGTTAAAGTTCTTCCTCAATTTTTAATAGATTCTTTTCCCCAAAAAACTCCTTTTTCAACATTAAAATAAAACGTTTAAATAATAAAAATTAGGATAATTTGTTATGCTTGATTTGAAATATGTACGTCAAAATTTAGATGAAGTAAGACAGTCTCTTCAAAACAGAGGGGCCAAAGTTAACCTTGATGAATTTTGTAATATTGAAGATAAACGAAGGCTTATCTTAGTAGAAGTTGAAGAGTTACGTCATAAAAGGAATTCTGTTTCTAACGATGTAGCAAATAAAAAAAGGAAGGGAGAGGATGCATCCCATCTTATTAATGAAATGCAGGATGTGTCCACTAAAATAAAGTCTTTAGACAAGGACTTATCTGAATGTGAAGAAAAACTAAACAAAATATTAATGGAACTCCCTAATATCCCCCATTCATCAGTCATAATTGGTAAAGATAGCTCCGAAAATTTATTTATAAAAAAAGAAGGAGATATCCCTAACTTTGATTTCCAGCCATTAGCTCATTGGGATTTAGGAGAAAAATTAAAAATTCTTGATTTTGAAAGAGCTGCAAAAATTGCTGGCGCCAGATTTCCTCTTTATATGGGAGCAGGTTCCATGCTTGAAAGAGCTTTAATAAATTTTATGTTAGATGTCCATACTATGGATCATGGCTATAAAGAAGTTCTTCCTCCATTTATGGTAAATTCAAAATCTCTGTTTGGAACAGGTCAACTTCCAAAATTTGAAGAAGACCTTTTTAAACTTACTGGGTGGGACTATTATCTAATTCCTACAGCTGAAGTTCCAGTTACTAATATATATCAAAATGAAATATTAGAAGAAGAAATGCTGCCAATAAAATTTACAGCATATACTCCTTGTTTTCGTTCTGAAGCAGGTGCTCACGGAAAAGATACAAGGGGCTTAATACGACAGCATCAATTTAACAAAGTAGAATTAGTTAAATTCGTCCTGCCTGAAACATCTTATGACGAATTAGAAATGTTACTTAAAAACGCTGAAAAAATTTTACAGTTGCTTAAATTGCCTTATCAAGTAATATGCCTTTGTAGCGGAGATATTGGATTTTCTTCAGCTAAAACCTATGATATTGAAGTTTGGATGCCAAGCCAAAATACCTATAGAGAAATTTCTTCATGCAGCAATTTTCAAGATTTTCAAGCTCGAAGAGCAAATATTAGATTTAAAAGAAAAGGAAAAAAGGGCACAGAATTTGTTCATACTTTAAATGGCTCTGGCCTTGCTGTAGGAAGAACATTCGCTGCTATCATTGAAAATTATCAACAAGAAGATGGCTCTATAATTATACCTGAAGTTCTTAAACCTTATATGAGAAATATGGAAAAAATTACAAATTAATGATATAGTTATCAATAATACAAAACTATGTCTAAGGCTAAAAATATTAGAGATAGAGCTTAAAGTATTTTATTATTGATTTATTTATCAATAATAAAATACTTTATTTAAATCAGAAATTAAAACATTATGATAATCGTAAAATAGAGAAAGAATAAAACCATGAAGATAGATAATTTCCCAAAAGAAATTCAAAATTACCTTATTCCTAAATGTTCTGGAAATTTGGTTTATTATTGTTTAGGTTGTAATCAAGAATTTTCAATAGAAAAACTTTTATATATCTGCCCATCATGCGGGCAAGTGCTTCTTATCCACGATAAAAATTTTGAACGTCTTAAAGAAATAGATGGAGCTACTTGGAGAATGATATTTGATTATCGCAAGATGCTCAAAATTCAAGCTCTTAAAGGCATATATCTTTACCATGAATTTATAGGCCCGGTCATACCTATAGATGATATAGTCTATTTAGGTGAAGCTCACACTCCTATAGTTGAAGCAAATCAAATTCTTCAAGATAAAGTTGGAATAAAATTTTATTATAAAAATGATGGACAAAACCCAAGTGCTTCTTTTAAAGACAGGGGAATGGCAAGTGCTTTAAGTTATATAAATTTTTTAATAAAAAATAATTATGTTTCAGATATCCTTGCTATTTGTGCTTCTACTGGTGATACTTCTGCTTCAGCAGCTCTTTACTCGGCATATTTAAAGCCTAATGTAAAATCAGCTGTTATTCTTCCCCATAAAAAAGTTACTCCCCAGCAACTGTCTCAGCCTTTAGGGAGTGGAGCTTCAGTATTCGAAATTCCAGGAGTATTTGACGATTGCATGAAAGTCGTTGAATATTTATCAGAAAACTATAACATAGCTTTGTTAAATTCAAAAAATGCATGGCGTATTCTTGGTCAAGAGTCATATTCTTATGAGATAGCTCAAGATTTTGAATATGATCTTAATAATGTCGTGGTTATAGTACCAATAGGAAATGCTGGAAATATAACGGCTGTTATTAATGGCTTTTTAAAATTTTATGAAGTTGGAATAATCAATGTTCTCCCTAAAATTATTGGAGTTCAATCCAATCATGCTAATCCAGTATATTTGTATTATAAAGAAAATGAAGCAGATAAACGGAAATTTAATCCAGTAATTGTTAAGCCGAGCGTAGCTCAAGCTGCAATGATAGGAAATCCAGTTTCAATGCCTCGAGTTATTCATCTTGTTGAAAAATATAATAAAGTTGCAGGAGATACTCGTGTGTTCTTTACAGAAGTAAACGAACAATCCATTATGGACTGGGAACTTGTTGCTAATAAAAATGGACATATTGTGTGTACTCAAGGTGGAGAATGTCTCGCTGGTCTTGTAAACGCAATCAAAGAAGGTATTGTAGAAAAAAATGAAATAGCTGTTTTAGATTCTACTGCCCATGCCCTTAAATTTTCAGGTTTTCAAGAAATGTATTTTGAAAATAAATTTCCTGACGAATACGAAGTTATTCCAAATGAGGAATACAGAAATAAACCTGTTCTAATTAAGCCTGATAGCGTAAAAAAATTCCCTGAGCCTGGAAAATCAATCGATAAAGACGATTTTGATATTTTTGTTAAAGGGGTATCGTCTGAAATAGCGCAAATGCTTAATTTGAAAGCAGTTCCTAAGGAATAAATTAAATAACTTCCCATTTTCTGTAGGGGCGACCGGCTGGTCGCCCTTAGGGAATTATTCATTAATAACACTGGGCGATCAATCGGTCGCCCCTATGAGATATAAAAATGAAATTAATTGATTTTCTTTCCTAAATTATAATATTCAAATATATCCAGAAAAAATAAGGAGCTTTTGATGAAAGGTGGCAAATTTTTTTTTCTTTTAACTTCTATGTTACTTATAACATATTTTTTTATGCCTATAGGTATTGATGCAAAAATTGTATATAAGCAATATCCGGTCTTTAATGATAATGGGAGGGATATATTATGTGACGCCTATATAGTAAAAAGAAATGATTATATTTTTAAAATATTCTATGAAAGCGGAGATATATCCCAAAAAGATTTTCCAGAATTTTTATCAATATTTAGAAGGTTAAACCCTGATGTTCATGATGTTAATTTAATACATCCCGGACAACGCATATTTATGCCTTTAAGAAAGTTAAGCCCTGGAACTTATCCAGACCAATCTTCTGGAATGGTATCTTTACCTTATTTTACTATCTCAAAAAAAATTACTCCTAAAGAAGGAACTTATGCGGAATATAGAGTTTCAATAGGAGACTGTATTTCTAAAATTGTAAGTGAACGATTTGGAGATATCGGAACTCAACCTTATAAAGAAGCTTTAAAAAAATTTAAAAAATTAAATCCTAAAATTGAAGATTTAAACCGCATTTATGCTGGACAAGTTCTTTATCTTCCTGATTTAGAACAAATTGAAGAAAAAGCAATCACCCAAGAAGAAAAACAAATTAAAGATGAAACTCCAGAAAATAAAGAAGTAATTCTCCCGCCTATTCAAAACATCGCATCTATGCCACCACAAGTTTTAGGAGAGGATGAAAAATTAAGCCAAAGTATTAGTGTAAAAGAATCCGCAAATATTTTGAACGCAAACTTAGTTATCGCGGGCGAATATGTCTTGCCAATGAGAATTAATGGTGAAGAAGTAAAAATTGATTTATCAAAAAATCCTATTTTGGAATTTGGAGACACAAAAGCTCTTTTAGTTGACAGTGAATCAAATGATTTAAAGAATAATGCAGATTTACTGGCTAAATACTGGCAAAATCTAAAAATAATAGAAGTAGATAAAAATGCTTCGCAAGAAGCCATTCTTGAATCTATTATTAAGTCCATATCCCAAAACACATTCGAAAAAATAGAATTTTATGATAATGGCTTAAATGTAGAAGTTAGAGCTAAATGGATTATCAACGAACCGATTGGAGGGCAGCAAGTAGATTACAGACTTTGTATAAATTTTATTAATACTTCTGAAGAAAAAGTTTCTGATTCAATTTGGAAATATTTAGAAGGAAAAAATATTATTTTAAAGGAAATATTGAGAAATTCCCAAGAAGTAAATCAGGTTTCTAATCGACAAATTAATTATTATGAAATTACAAATATCAATAAACGAAATTTACGACTTTTTGTGAAACAGCTCTTATCAGCCTTAGATATGACTTACTCGGAAAATACTCAAGTTACTTTTCCTTATGAAGATATACAAATTGAAGCCTATTCAAATGTAATATACTCAGATACTACTGGCTATATATTCATAGACTTTAATGATTTTCAAGGAGACGCTATTGATGCAATAAAAAAGACAGGGTTAAATATATTTCAGGTGTCCGCTAATGAAAGTTTTAACAAAATAGTAGAAAAAATTTTAAACGAGCTTAAAATTGAATATGAAATAAACCCTACGTTATTGGGAGCAGAACGGCCAAAAGATTTTAATGTATCACTTCAAATTCCAGGTTATTTTTTAAAATTGAAGAAAGATAAAAAAATACTAATTACAGAAATCGATTTAGAAGAAGAAATATTAAATTTTTTCAGATACAAAAATGTTAAGATAATTAAAGTATCAAATTAAAAAAAAGAGAGGCATTATATTATGCAGAAAAAATTAATTGTAGTTGTTCTTATTATTTTACTTTCAGCTTGCACATCAACGACTAAAAAACTTCACAATGAAGATCGGGCGAATGCTTCAAAAAATTTGGGTGAAGCATATTTAGCTCAAGGGGATTATTCAAGCGCATTAAGGGAGCTGTTAAAAGCGGAACAGATTTCTCCGAAACCTGATTCATTTATTCAAAATGATCTTGGATTAGCTTATATGGGTAAAGGAAGCCTTGATCTATCAATTCAGCATTTTAAAAAGGCCGTTGAAATAAAACCAGACTACGCTCCTGCCAAAAATAACTTAGGAACAGCGTATATCGCAAATCAAGAATGGGATAAAGCTATAGTTGTTTTAAAAGAGCTTAGTATTGACCTTTTGTATGCAACTCCCCATTACCCGCTTTCTAATATCGGGCTCGCTTATTACAATAAAAAAGATTATGTTTCTGCAGAAGAATATTATAAAAAAGCCCTTCAACTACACCCTGATTTTTTAATTGCAATAAATGGACTCGGAAGAACATATATTGCTTTATACAAATTTAAAGAAGCTATTGATACATTAAAAAAAGGAATTGAAATATCCCCAAGATATCCCATGTTCCATTTTGAAATAGGCCGAGCTTATAAATATATACATCAGTAT
This Desulfobacterales bacterium DNA region includes the following protein-coding sequences:
- a CDS encoding tetratricopeptide repeat protein; translation: MQKKLIVVVLIILLSACTSTTKKLHNEDRANASKNLGEAYLAQGDYSSALRELLKAEQISPKPDSFIQNDLGLAYMGKGSLDLSIQHFKKAVEIKPDYAPAKNNLGTAYIANQEWDKAIVVLKELSIDLLYATPHYPLSNIGLAYYNKKDYVSAEEYYKKALQLHPDFLIAINGLGRTYIALYKFKEAIDTLKKGIEISPRYPMFHFEIGRAYKYIHQYNDAELELKQAISLDEGGYIKEDAKKELEELKKLMK
- the thrC gene encoding threonine synthase; its protein translation is MKIDNFPKEIQNYLIPKCSGNLVYYCLGCNQEFSIEKLLYICPSCGQVLLIHDKNFERLKEIDGATWRMIFDYRKMLKIQALKGIYLYHEFIGPVIPIDDIVYLGEAHTPIVEANQILQDKVGIKFYYKNDGQNPSASFKDRGMASALSYINFLIKNNYVSDILAICASTGDTSASAALYSAYLKPNVKSAVILPHKKVTPQQLSQPLGSGASVFEIPGVFDDCMKVVEYLSENYNIALLNSKNAWRILGQESYSYEIAQDFEYDLNNVVVIVPIGNAGNITAVINGFLKFYEVGIINVLPKIIGVQSNHANPVYLYYKENEADKRKFNPVIVKPSVAQAAMIGNPVSMPRVIHLVEKYNKVAGDTRVFFTEVNEQSIMDWELVANKNGHIVCTQGGECLAGLVNAIKEGIVEKNEIAVLDSTAHALKFSGFQEMYFENKFPDEYEVIPNEEYRNKPVLIKPDSVKKFPEPGKSIDKDDFDIFVKGVSSEIAQMLNLKAVPKE
- a CDS encoding 5-formyltetrahydrofolate cyclo-ligase — encoded protein: MRTKSSKSIAPRRKKSVDDGKGKRSEVRNSIISKLEAMPQDLLLQRYVAVENRLFNFANFLEAKIVLLYANQNHEIPTFNIIKRSIERNKIIVFPHFDNTKFNFKLYKVENLASYIKNGLAGLKDIDTDKCKVVPINSLDIAIIPGIVFDEKGGRVGNVRDYYDKLIPHLPSTTRKVSLAIEDQIIPQMPLEAKSKHVDIIITNERVIYKI
- the serS gene encoding serine--tRNA ligase → MLDLKYVRQNLDEVRQSLQNRGAKVNLDEFCNIEDKRRLILVEVEELRHKRNSVSNDVANKKRKGEDASHLINEMQDVSTKIKSLDKDLSECEEKLNKILMELPNIPHSSVIIGKDSSENLFIKKEGDIPNFDFQPLAHWDLGEKLKILDFERAAKIAGARFPLYMGAGSMLERALINFMLDVHTMDHGYKEVLPPFMVNSKSLFGTGQLPKFEEDLFKLTGWDYYLIPTAEVPVTNIYQNEILEEEMLPIKFTAYTPCFRSEAGAHGKDTRGLIRQHQFNKVELVKFVLPETSYDELEMLLKNAEKILQLLKLPYQVICLCSGDIGFSSAKTYDIEVWMPSQNTYREISSCSNFQDFQARRANIRFKRKGKKGTEFVHTLNGSGLAVGRTFAAIIENYQQEDGSIIIPEVLKPYMRNMEKITN